One segment of Solanum stenotomum isolate F172 chromosome 1, ASM1918654v1, whole genome shotgun sequence DNA contains the following:
- the LOC125853868 gene encoding DNA-directed RNA polymerase V subunit 1 isoform X3 gives MEESLSSKVSDGIVKRIKFGLATPQEICKSSISDCPITHPSLLLNPFLGLPLEAGRCESCGTAEPGQCEGHFGYIELPIPIYHPDHVSELKKMLSLLCLKCLKMKNRKFQVKNAGVLERMLSSCCEDVAQVSVNEGKTSDGASYLELKVPKNAAKLQEWNFLEKYGYRYGDGYSRPLLPSEVLAILRRIREDTRKKLSAKGYFPQEGYILQYLPVPPNCLSVPDISDGNNIMSSDHSITMLRKVLRQIDIIKSSRSGTPNFEAHEVEANDLQAAIVQYLQFRGTGKASRDVDKRFGIHKEAVDTTTKAWLEKMKTLFIRKGSGFSSRSVITGDPYKGVGEIGLPCEIAQKITFEERVSQHNMAYLQKLVDEKLCLTYKDGSSTYSLREGSKGHTFLRPGQIVHRRIMDGDIVFINRPPTTHKHSLQALSVYVHDDHTVKINPLMCGPLSADFDGDCIHLFYPQSLSAKAEVVELFAVGKQLLSSHTGNFNLQLATDSLLSLKLMFSNYFFDKAAAQQLAMFLPMALPDSAVVDVRKSGAMWTTLQILGAALPDGFDSCGETHTIGKSQFLGIDYNRDLISSILNDVITSIYFMKGPNDVLKFFNSLQPLLMENLCTEGFSISLRDFYMSKAVRDGIQERIQCMSKLLHNLRSSYNESVEVQLEHHLRNEKLPVIDFVLKSSGMGVLIDSKSESAFNKVVQQIGFLGLQISDRGKFYTKTLVYDMARLFQKKYPSVGTNPSEEFGLVRSCLFYGLDPYQEMIHSISSREVIVRSTRGLTEPGTLFKNLMAILRDVVICYDGTVRNVSSNSIIQFEYGASGGSNLPSEFCAGDPVGVLAATAMSNPAYKAVLDSSPSSNSSWEMMKEILLCGVSFKNDVSDRRVILYLNDCGCRRGYCREKAAYVVKNHLSKVCLKDAADEFLIEYAGQQAGYENSETGTGLIGHIRLNQGQLENLGISVLEVHERCQENISSFQKKKKIGNLFKRIVLSVSEFCSFCHNSGSKCLNAPCLRFSWPDASDDHLERVSHILADMICPILLDTVIKGDPRVSSANIAWISPDTMSWIRSPSKSQRGELALDIVLEKEAVKQRGDAWRILMDSCLPVIHLIDTTRSIPYAIKQVQELIGISCAFEQAVKRLSTSVTMVTKGVLKDHLVLLANSMTCAGNLVGFNAGGIKALSRSLNVQIPFTEATLFTPRKCFERAAEKCHVDSLSSIVASCSWGKHVAVGTGSRFEVLLNTRNVEWNIPDTRDVYSFLHLVRSTSAQEVEGTSCLGAEVDELEEDEDMGLYLSPNRDSGSEMPTFEDRAEFDYNENLDEGKPSGSAWEKASSESVKSGGSWDIAGKTQNGAEKGVNQSDSWSAWGKKVDESNPQQSGVTEQSESSSAWGKKSERDGGSSWGQKVDDAGKSLCQSGNEVQSGSLSSWGKNVEKDGGSWGKKVETHQSGKEEESGSLSSWAKKGETDGGSSWGKKGETDGGSSWGKKVDKDGGSWGKKVETENSPQLSGKEEQSGSRSSWGKQVEKDGGSSWGKKIDEPEKNLHQSGNGEQSGSLSSWGKVEKDGGSWGKKIESHQSGKGEESGSLSSWGKKVETDGGSSWGKKVDKDSSSWGKKVDKDGGSWGKTIETENTPQLSGKVEQSGSLSSWGKKVEKDGGSSWGKKVDEPESNTHQSGSGEQSGSWSSWGKKVEKDAGSCDGPKQSNSESSWGKAPNGDGLGSATDEGNKRLDQSVNDWSSSVSRDGQLNESTHDDSTKNGGWNSSTVGGWDSQKVGVEESDKQPQWGQRRRNAKGDFKENSRGWGSASGGEWKNNRPVRSADDSNRGVHFTATRQKIDLFTAEEQEILSDVDPIMLKVRKIMHGTGINDGDPLSADDQSYIIDTVLNYHPDKAVKMGAGLDYITVSKHTNFQDTRCFYVVSTDGAKQDFSTRKCLENFVRSKYPDKAESFNEKYFKKPPPPRVPKIASPAPSVG, from the exons ATGGAGGAAAGTCTGTCATCGAAAGTATCGGATGGGATTGTTAAACGGATCAAATTTGGTTTGGCTACACCACAGGAAATA TGTAAATCCTCTATTAGCGATTGCCCGATTACCCATCCGAGCCTACTTTTAAATCCTTTCCTTGGTCTGCCTCTCGAAGCTGGCAGATGTGAATCCTGTGGTACTGCGGAGCCTGGCCAGTGTGAAG GTCATTTTGGATACATTGAGTTGCCCATTCCTATTTATCACCCTGACCATGTCAGTGAGTTGAAAAAGATGCTAAGCCTGCTTTGCTTGAAGTGCTTAAAGATGAAAAACAGAAAG TTTCAGGTCAAGAATGCTGGTGTTCTTGAACGAATGTTGTCCTCATGTTGTGAG GATGTCGCACAAGTCTCAGTAAATGAGGGCAAAACCTCAGATGGTGCTTCCTATTTGGAGTTGAAAGTACCAAAAAATGCTGCAAAACTTCAAGAGTGGAACTTCTTGGAGAAATATGGCTACCGCTACGGTGACGGTTATTCTCGACCTTTGCTTCCTTCCGAG GTTCTTGCTATTTTGAGAAGAATTCGGGAAGATACGAGAAAAAAGCTATCAGCTAAAGGCTATTTCCCACAGGAGGGATACATCCTGCAATACTTACCTGTACCTCCTAACTGTTTGTCTGTGCCTGATATATCTGATGGGAATAACATCATGTCTTCG GATCACTCTATAACAATGCTCAGGAAGGTGCTGAGGCAAATTGACATAATTAAAAGTTCAAGATCTGGTACACCTAATTTTGAGGCTCATGAAGTGGAGGCAAATGATTTACAAGCAGCAATTGTCCAGTATCTCCAATTTAGGGGGACAGGCAAG GCATCTCGTGATGTTGATAAACGTTTTGGAATACACAAGGAAGCAGTTGATACCACCACTAAAGCCTGGCTAGAGAAGATGAAGACCTTGTTTATCAGAAAGGGGTCTGGTTTCTCATCTCGAAGTGTCATAACTGGTGACCCATACAAAGGGGTGGGTGAGATTGGTTTGCCATGTGAAATTGCTCAGAAAATCACTTTTGAGGAGAGAGTAAGTCAGCACAATATGGCATACTTACAGAAATTGGTAGATGAAAAGCTTTGTTTAACCTATAAAGATGGGTCAAGTACTTATTCTTTGAGAGAAGGGTCAAAGGGGCATACATTTCTACGACCTGGGCAAATAGTGCATAGGAGGATAATGGATGGTGATATTGTTTTCATTAACAGGCCACCCACAACACATAAGCACTCCCTCCAAGCCTTATCAGTGTATGTCCATGATGATCACACTGTGAAGATCAACCCACTTATGTGCGGCCCCCTTAGTGCTGATTTTGATGGGGACTGCATTCATTTGTTTTACCCTCAGTCCCTTTCTGCCAAAGCAGAGGTTGTGGAGCTTTTTGCCGTAGGGAAACAGTTACTGAGTTCTCACACCGGTAACTTCAATTTGCAGCTTGCCACCGACTCATTGCTGTCGTTGAAGTTAATGTTCTCAAATTACTTCTTTGATAAAGCAGCTGCCCAACAGTTAGCAATGTTTCTTCCGATGGCCTTACCTGATTCTGCTGTAGTAGATGTTCGTAAATCTGGTGCCATGTGGACGACCTTGCAGATCTTGGGGGCTGCTTTACCGGATGGCTTTGATAGTTGTGGGGAGACGCACACGATTGGAAAAAGTCAGTTCCTTGGAATAGATTACAACAGAGACTTGATTTCATCAATTCTGAATGATGTTATCACATCTATCTATTTTATGAAGGGTCCTAATGATGTATTGAAGTTCTTTAATTCTTTACAGCCTCTTTTAATGGAAAATTTGTGCACAGAAGGTTTTAGTATTAGTCTCCGAGATTTCTACATGTCAAAGGCTGTTAGGGATGGTATCCAGGAAAGAATTCAGTGCATGTCCAAGTTGCTACATAATTTGCGGTCATCCTATAATGAGTCCGTAGAAGTACAATTGGAGCATCACTTGCGTAACGAGAAACTTCCAGTTATTGACTTTGTGCTCAAGTCGTCTGGCATGGGTGTTCTAATTGATTCCAAGAGTGAATCTGCCTTTAATAAGGTGGTTCAGCAAATTGGTTTCTTAGGCTTGCAAATATCAGATAGGGGCAAATTTTACACAAAGACACTGGTGTATGACATGGCTCGACTGTTTCAGAAGAAGTATCCTTCTGTTGGTACTAACCCTTCCGAGGAATTTGGGTTGGTTAGAAGTTGTCTGTTCTACGGGTTGGACCCTTACCAGGAGATGATTCATTCGATCTCCAGTAGAGAAGTGATTGTCCGCTCAACCAGGGGATTAACCGAACCTGGGACATTGTTCAAGAATTTGATGGCCATTCTCCGCGATGTAGTCATTTGTTATGACGGGACTGTTAGGAACGTTTCCAGCAACTCAATTATTCAGTTTGAATATGGGGCTAGCGGTGGGTCAAATTTACCAAGTGAATTTTGTGCTGGTGATCCAGTTGGAGTGTTGGCTGCAACTGCTATGTCCAATCCTGCATACAAGGCAGTTCTTGATTCATCTCCAAGCAGTAATTCCTCCTGGGAGATGATGAAG GAGATACTGCTTTGTGGAGTGAGCTTCAAGAATGATGTTTCTGACCGTCGAGTAATCCTTTATCTGAATGATTGTGGATGCCGTAGAGGGTACTGCAGAGAAAAAGCGGCGTACGTTGTCAAGAATCATTTGAGTAAAGTATGTCTTAAGGATGCTGCTGACGAGTTCTTGATAGA ATACGCAGGCCAACAAGCAGGATATGAGAATTCTGAAACAGGGACAGGCCTCATTGGTCATATTCGTCTCAACCAG GGGCAGCTGGAAAATTTGGGAATCAGTGTTCTTGAGGTTCATGAAAGATGCCAAGAAAATATCAGTTCATtccagaagaaaaagaaaattggcAATCTTTTCAAGAGAATAGTTTTGTCAGTGAG TGAATTTTGTTCGTTTTGCCACAATTCTGGAAGTAAGTGTTTGAATGCACCATGTTTGAGGTTCTCTTGGCCAGATGCGAGTGATGATCACTTGGAGAGGGTTTCTCATATTCTTGCTGATATGATATGTCCAATATTGTTGGATACAGTTATCAAAG GTGATCCAAGGGTTTCAAGTGCAAATATAGCGTGGATTTCTCCTGACACAATGTCTTGGATTAGGAGCCCTTCCAAGAGTCAAAGAGGTGAATTAGCTCTGGATATTGTTCTTGAGAAAGAAGCTGTTAAGCAAAGGGGAGATGCTTGGAGGATTCTCATGGATTCCTGTCTTCCTGTCATCCATCTGATAGACACTACGCGTTCCATCCCATATGCAATAAAGCAAGTCCAAGAACTGATTGGAATTTCTTGTGCCTTTGAGCAAGCTGTTAAG CGCCTATCAACGTCAGTTACAATGGTCACAAAGGGTGTTCTCAAAGACCACCTAGTTCTATTGGCTAATAGCATGACATGTGCAGGAAATCTGGTTGGTTTCAATGCTGGTGGAATAAAAGCATTATCTCGATCATTAAATGTGCAGATACCATTTACAGAAGCAACACTATTT ACCCCAAGAAAATGCTTTGAGAGGGCTGCTGAAAAGTGCCATGTTGATTCTTTGTCAAGCATTGTGGCTTCTTGCTCCTGGGGAAAGCATGTGGCAGTTGGTACGGGATCTCGATTTGAAGTCCTCTTGAACACAAGAAAT GTTGAATGGAATATACCAGATACACGTGATGTTTATAGCTTCCTACACTTGGTGAGGAGCACCTCTGCTCAAGAAGTTGAAGGTACCAGTTGTCTTGGTGCAGAAGTTGATGAACTAGAGGAAGATGAAGATATGGGGTTATACTTGTCTCCCAATCGGGACTCTGGTTCTGAAATGCCCACTTTTGAAGATAGAGCTGAATTTGATTATAATGAAAACTTAGATGAAGGAAAGCCAAGTGGCTCTGCATGGGAGAAGGCCTCATCTGAGAGTGTCAAATCTGGTGGTAGCTGGGACATTGCTGGCAAAACCCAAAATGGCGCTGAAAAGGGTGTCAATCAGTCAGATTCCTGGTCTGCTTGGGGTAAAAAGGTTGATGAAAGTAATCCTCAGCAATCTGGGGTTACAGAGCAGTCAGAATCATCGTCAGCATGGGGGAAAAAATCGGAAAGAGATGGTGGTTCTTCTTGGGGGCAAAAGGTTGATGACGCTGGGAAAAGCCTTTGCCAATCTGGGAACGAGGTGCAGTCAGGATCTTTGTCCTCCTGGGGTAAAAATGTGGAAAAAGACGGTGGTTCTTGGGGTAAAAAGGTTGAGACTCACCAATCTGGGAAGGAAGAGGAGTCAGGATCTTTATCCTCCTGGGCGAAAAAGGGGGAAACAGATGGTGGTTCTTCTTGGGGGAAAAAGGGGGAAACAGATGGTGGTTCTTCTTGGGGGAAAAAG GTGGATAAAGATGGTGGTTCTTGGGGGAAAAAGGTTGAAACTGAGAATAGCCCTCAACTATCTGGGAAAGAAGAGCAGTCAGGATCTCGGTCCTCATGGGGGAAACAGGTGGAAAAAGATGGTGGGTCTTCTTGGGGGAAAAAGATTGATGAACCTGAGAAAAACCTGCACCAGTCTGGGAATGGAGAGCAGTCAGGTTCTTTATCCTCATGGGGGAAGGTGGAAAAAGATGGTGGGTCTTGGGGTAAAAAGATTGAGAGTCACCAATCTGGGAAGGGAGAGGAGTCAGGATCTTTATCCTCATGGGGAAAAAAAGTGGAAACAGATGGTGGTTCTTCTTGGGGGAAAAAGGTGGATAAAGACTCTAGTTCGTGGGGGAAAAAGGTGGATAAAGATGGTGGTTCTTGGGGAAAAACAATTGAAACTGAGAATACCCCTCAACTATCTGGGAAAGTAGAGCAGTCAGGATCTTTGTCCTCATGGGGGAAAAAGGTGGAAAAAGATGGTGGGTCTTCTTGGGGGAAAAAGGTTGATGAACCTGAGAGTAACACGCACCAGTCTGGGAGTGGAGAGCAGTCAGGATCTTGGTCCTCATGGGGGAAGAAGGTGGAAAAAGATGCTGGTTCTTGCGATGGGCCTAAACAGTCAAATTCTGAGTCGTCTTGGGGAAAAGCTCCTAATGGCGATGGGTTAGGTTCAGCGACTGATGAAGGCAATAAAAGGCTTGACCAGTCAGTTAATGATTGGAGCTCTAGTGTAAGTAGAGATGGACAGTTAAATGAATCAACACATGACGACTCTACAAAAAATGGTGGTTGGAATTCTTCAACCGTTGGTGGTTGGGACTCTCAGAAGGTTGGCGTTGAAGAGAGCGATAAGCAACCTCAATGGGGTCAGCGCAGACGTAATGCAAAAGGAGATTTTAAGGAAAATTCGCGAGGTTGGGGCTCTGCTAGTGGTGGAGAGTGGAAGAACAACCGGCCTGTAAGATCAGCTGATGACTCCAATAGAGGTGTACATTTTACAGCAACAAGGCAAAAGATTGATCTTTTCACAGCAGAGGAACAAGAAATACTTTCAGATGTTGATCCTATCATGCTGAAAGTCAGAAAGATAATGCATGGGACAGG GATCAATGATGGTGACCCCTTATCTGCTGATGACCAGTCATATATTATTGACACGGTTCTCAATTACCACCCGGATAAAGCTGTCAAGATGGGAGCCGGTCTTGATTATATTACG GTGAGCAAACATACAAACTTCCAGGATACTAGATGCTTCTACGTCGTCTCTACTGATGGTGCCAAGCAAGATTTCTCCACCCGGAAATGTCTGGAGAACTTTGTCAGATCAAAATATCCTGATAAGGCTGAGAGTTTCAATGAAAAGTACTTCAAGAAGCCGCCTCCACCTCGTGTCCCCAAGATTGCTTCTCCAGCACCATCAGTTGGTTGA